In Sandaracinaceae bacterium, one DNA window encodes the following:
- the allB gene encoding allantoinase AllB, which yields MRGIRSQQVVTPEGVRPALVMIDGETIAEVRPFDAAPEGMPVEDAPHVLMAGLVDTHVHVNEPGRTEWEGFVTATQAAASGGVTTLVDMPLNCIPVTTTRDALKRKLEATDAELHVDVGFWGGVIPGNAEELTKLAKDGALGAKAFLCHSGIDDFPKADEATLREAMPRMKDAAIPLLAHAELELEADPTAAGVDPRKYDAWLGARPAAWEDAAIAMLIALCRETRCPVHVVHLSSASALPMIAAAKSEGLPLTVETCPHYLCLRAEDVPDGATEFKCAPPIREEANRARLWQGLLDGTIDFVVSDHSPCTPHLKVPEKGDFLEAWGGVASLSLGLSSVWTEARARGATITQIAEWLSARPARFAGVSDRKGRVAPGMDADLVAWDPEADREVTADSLRFKHRVSPYLGRTLSGRVERTWLRGRVVYDGQNVIGPHGRPQLHRTSSGGTA from the coding sequence ATGCGAGGGATCCGCAGCCAACAGGTGGTCACGCCCGAGGGGGTGCGGCCGGCGCTCGTGATGATCGACGGCGAGACGATCGCCGAGGTGCGCCCGTTCGACGCGGCGCCCGAGGGCATGCCGGTCGAGGACGCGCCGCACGTGCTCATGGCCGGGTTGGTCGACACGCACGTGCACGTGAACGAGCCGGGGCGGACCGAGTGGGAGGGGTTCGTCACCGCGACCCAGGCGGCGGCCTCGGGGGGCGTCACGACCCTCGTGGACATGCCGCTCAACTGTATCCCCGTCACCACCACGCGCGACGCGCTGAAGCGGAAGCTCGAGGCGACGGACGCGGAGCTGCACGTGGACGTCGGCTTCTGGGGCGGGGTGATCCCGGGCAACGCCGAGGAGCTGACGAAGCTCGCGAAGGACGGCGCGCTGGGCGCCAAGGCGTTCCTCTGCCACTCCGGCATCGACGACTTCCCCAAGGCGGACGAGGCGACGCTGCGCGAGGCGATGCCGCGCATGAAGGACGCGGCGATCCCGCTGCTGGCGCACGCGGAGCTCGAGCTGGAGGCGGACCCGACCGCGGCCGGCGTCGACCCGCGCAAGTACGACGCCTGGCTCGGGGCCCGGCCCGCCGCGTGGGAGGACGCCGCCATCGCGATGCTCATCGCGCTCTGCCGCGAGACGCGCTGCCCCGTGCACGTGGTGCACCTGTCGAGCGCGAGCGCGCTGCCGATGATCGCGGCGGCCAAGAGCGAGGGGCTGCCGCTCACGGTGGAGACCTGTCCGCACTACCTCTGCCTGCGCGCCGAGGACGTCCCGGACGGCGCGACCGAGTTCAAGTGCGCGCCGCCGATCCGCGAGGAGGCGAACCGCGCGCGGCTCTGGCAGGGCCTGCTCGACGGTACGATCGACTTCGTGGTGAGCGACCACTCTCCCTGCACGCCGCACCTGAAGGTCCCCGAGAAGGGCGACTTCCTCGAGGCGTGGGGCGGCGTCGCCTCGCTCTCGCTCGGGCTCTCGAGCGTCTGGACGGAGGCGCGCGCGAGGGGCGCGACGATCACGCAGATCGCCGAGTGGCTGTCGGCGCGCCCAGCCCGCTTCGCCGGGGTGTCGGACCGCAAGGGGCGCGTCGCGCCGGGCATGGACGCCGACCTCGTGGCGTGGGACCCGGAGGCCGACCGCGAGGTGACGGCGGACTCGCTCCGCTTCAAGCACCGCGTCTCGCCCTACCTCGGGCGCACGCTGAGCGGGCGCGTCGAGCGCACGTGGCTGCGCGGGCGCGTGGTCTACGACGGGCAGAACGTGATCGGGCCGCACGGGCGGCCGCAGCTTCATCGCACATCCAGTGGAGGCACGGCGTGA
- a CDS encoding radical SAM protein gives MKVSFVFFTDPPRPFSSSVAQLAAVVRAAGHEASALEVGREERIVDAARRLEAEAADVVAISSMTRDWPGAAGLLRELESDAFVVVGGYHATMAPRDVALSPRVDAICIGEGERPLAALLDRLSTGTLDASLPGLWLRADAGFADAPPAADPEPVIDALPRWDYEIFGDVRELLGRGINTFGPHVDGYLPVRASRGCPFTCAYCSAPRWGKVLGLSDARMKNVRDVSALCEELADLRDRYAPEGFEFWDEHFPIPLAWLEAFARAYPRRVGLPFKVEMHPNAATRPRLELLAEAGCVLFHCGVEAGDEALRRDVLDRRSSDARLEQLFADCRELGLPTSASLMTMLPTETRAQAHSTVSLLRKLRPGSIIWSTYQPLPGTVLGEAAVEAWPGPARETFDDYDDLVSRTPADMTELERGETFHELATLQNELVTAAGQAPPRPLDRPTGKRAPSEGLLALLGLGAVRVRSARLDPSGLILELAADSFEPREIVLAPLEEGARHYRRAQHLGLSYRGKDAPRALLDCLDAMALRLASATFAEVCAAL, from the coding sequence ATGAAGGTCTCGTTCGTCTTCTTCACCGATCCCCCGCGCCCCTTCAGCTCGTCGGTCGCGCAGCTCGCCGCGGTGGTGCGCGCGGCCGGGCACGAGGCGAGCGCGCTCGAGGTCGGCCGCGAGGAGCGGATAGTCGACGCGGCGCGGCGGCTCGAGGCGGAGGCGGCGGACGTCGTCGCCATCTCCTCGATGACCCGCGACTGGCCGGGCGCGGCCGGGCTGCTGCGTGAGCTCGAGAGCGACGCCTTCGTGGTGGTGGGCGGCTACCACGCGACGATGGCGCCGCGCGACGTCGCCCTCTCTCCGCGCGTCGACGCGATCTGCATCGGGGAGGGCGAGCGACCGCTCGCCGCGCTGCTGGATCGGCTGTCCACGGGCACGCTCGACGCCTCGCTCCCGGGTCTCTGGCTCCGCGCCGACGCCGGCTTCGCGGACGCGCCGCCCGCCGCGGATCCCGAGCCGGTCATCGACGCCCTGCCGCGCTGGGACTACGAGATCTTCGGCGACGTCCGCGAGCTCCTGGGCCGCGGCATCAACACCTTCGGCCCGCACGTCGACGGCTACCTGCCGGTCCGCGCGAGCCGCGGCTGCCCGTTCACCTGCGCCTACTGCTCGGCCCCGCGCTGGGGCAAGGTCCTCGGCCTCAGCGACGCCCGCATGAAGAACGTGCGCGACGTCTCCGCTCTCTGCGAGGAGCTCGCCGACCTGCGCGACCGCTACGCGCCGGAGGGCTTCGAGTTCTGGGATGAGCACTTCCCGATTCCCCTCGCCTGGCTCGAGGCGTTCGCGCGCGCGTACCCACGCCGCGTGGGGCTGCCCTTCAAGGTGGAGATGCACCCGAACGCGGCGACGCGTCCGCGGCTCGAGCTCCTCGCCGAGGCGGGCTGTGTCCTCTTCCATTGCGGCGTCGAGGCGGGCGACGAGGCGCTGCGCCGCGACGTGCTCGACCGCCGCTCCTCCGACGCGCGCCTCGAGCAGCTCTTCGCCGACTGCCGCGAGCTCGGGCTGCCGACGAGCGCGTCGTTGATGACGATGCTCCCGACCGAGACCCGGGCTCAGGCCCACTCCACGGTGTCGCTGCTCCGGAAGCTCCGCCCCGGCTCGATCATCTGGTCGACCTACCAGCCGCTGCCCGGCACCGTGCTCGGCGAGGCGGCGGTCGAGGCCTGGCCCGGGCCCGCGCGCGAGACCTTCGACGACTACGACGACCTCGTCTCGCGCACCCCGGCGGACATGACCGAGCTCGAGCGCGGCGAGACCTTCCACGAGCTGGCCACCCTCCAGAACGAGCTGGTGACGGCGGCGGGGCAGGCTCCCCCGCGCCCGCTCGATCGCCCGACGGGAAAGCGCGCGCCGAGCGAGGGGCTGCTCGCGCTCCTCGGCCTCGGCGCCGTCCGCGTGCGCTCCGCGCGCCTCGACCCGTCGGGCCTGATCCTGGAGCTCGCCGCCGACTCGTTCGAGCCGCGCGAGATCGTGCTCGCCCCGCTCGAGGAGGGCGCGCGCCACTACCGCCGCGCACAGCACCTCGGCCTCTCCTACCGGGGCAAGGACGCCCCCCGCGCGCTGCTCGACTGCCTCGACGCCATGGCCCTCCGGCTGGCGAGCGCGACCTTCGCCGAGGTCTGCGCCGCGCTCTGA